CGCCGCCGCGCTGCCCGAGGCGACGATCGTCAACAACTACACCTCGACCGAGTCGGCACCCGCCTTCACCAGCATGGTCTTCGACCCGCAGCGCCCCGCCTCGGTGGGCCGCCCGGCCGGGGGTGCCCGGCTGCGCATCGGCCCGCCCGAGTCGCCCGTCGCGGCCGCCGACGAGGTGGGCGAGGTCTGGCTGCGCTCCGAGACGGCCACCCGCAGCTACTACGCCGACGCCAACGCGACGGCCGCCACCTTCCGGCAGGGCTGGGTGCGCATGGGCGACCTCGGCTACGTGGACGCCGACGGATACCTCTACCTCGTCGATCGCGCCGCGGACATCATCACCACCGGCGCGCACAAGGTCTCCACCCTCCGCGTCGAGGCGGCCCTGCACGAGCACCCCGCCGTCGTGGAGGCCGCCGTGCTCGGCCTGCCGCACCGGGTCATGGGCTCGACCGTCGCGGGCGCCGTGGTGCTGCGGGAGGGCGGTTCGCTCGACGACGTCCGGGCCTTCCTCGGTGCGCGGCTCGCCCCGCACGAGCTGCCGACCCGGCTGATCGCCCTGGATGTGCTGCCCCGCAACGACGGCGGCAAGGTCCGCAAGGCCGACCTGCGCGAACTCTTCACCCTCGCCGCAGCGCCGACACGCTCGGGCCCGCCGACCACGCCGACGGAGGTGGCCCTCGCCGGGCTCTGGCGCGAGCTGCTGCGCGGCCCGGCGCCCAGCCTCGACGACGACTTCTTCGCCCTCGGCGGCGACTCCCTCGGCGCCACCCGGCTCGCGTCGGCCGCCGCGGAGCGCTTCGAGGTCGAGGTCCCGGTCTCCCTCATCTTCGAAACCCCGTCCCTGGCAGGCCAGGCCGCCCGCCTCGCGGACCAGATCGCCGCCGCGCAGGCCGCTGCCGCGCTCCAAGACCGCCGCAACTCTTCAAGAGTTGGTCCTGAAGCGGACTCCGGCGCGGACGCGGATGGCACCGGCTCCTCAGCGGATGACACCAACTCTTCAAGAGTTGCGGCGATCTTGGGCGATGGTGCTTTCGCCGGGGGTGGGATTGCGCTCACGTCTACACAGGAGAGCATGCTGGCGTGGATGTGGGCGACCGGGGAGCCGCGGGACGTCGGGCCGATCAGCGTGGGCATCCGGGTACGCGACCAGCTCGATCCCGCGCTGCTGGAGCGAGCACTCAGCCTCGTCATCGCCCGGCACGACGCGCTGCGGACCGTCTTCACCCGGGTCGACGGGGTCACCACGGCACGGGTGCTCGACGAGTGCCCGCCGATCGTCACCGTCGTCGACGCCGACACCGATGAGCGCGCCGCCGAGCTGGTCCGCGCCGATCGGGAGGGGCTCTTCGACCTCGCGAGCGGTCCGCTGGTCCGGGCCGTGGTGGTGCGGATCGCCGATGACGATCACGTACTCGGGCTCGCCGTGCACCACCTCGTCTTCGACGGCGCCTCGATGGGGGTGCTGCTGGGGGAGGTGGGGATCGCCTACTCGGCCCTGCGTACGGGCACCCGGCCCCGGGAGCGGGCGGTGCGGTTGGCGTACCGGGAGTTCGTGGCGTGGACCCGCGAGAGCTGGGCGCGGACGCTGCCGCACTGGCGCACGACGCTGGCGGGCGCGCCCGCCTACCTGGAGCCCTTCCGGGGCCGGGCCGAGGTGGGCCGGATCCGGAGCGCGTCGCTGGAGTTCACCGTGGCGCCGGAGACGACCGAGGCGCTGCGCCGGGTCGCCACCGAGCACGCCGCGACCCCGTTCATGGTGATCGCCGCGTGCTGGTCGGCGGTCCTGTCGCACTGGACCGGCACCCACGACATCATGATCATGTCGCCGGTTCCCGGTCGCACCCGCCCGGGTACCGAATCGCTCATCGGCTGCCTGGTGCAGTCGCTGCTGCTGCGGGTCGACACCTCGGGTGACCCGACCTTCGCCGAGCTGCTGGCGCGGACCAGGTCGGCGGCGCTCGCGGCGCTCGACAACCAGCATTACCCGTTCGCCGAGTTCTATGACAAGCACCAGGGCGCGTCGTGGCTGCGGGTGGAGAGCTGGGCCGGGCCCGCGCACTTCCCCGGCCTCGTCTCGGAGTCGTTCGAGCTGCCCCGGGCGCTCGACGCCGACTGGCCGACGCCGGGCGGCGAGCCGGACCGCCAGGCGCCCGAGTTCGCGGTGGTGGAGCAGCCCGACGGCTCCCTCTCGGCGTGGCTGCTCTGGAACCACCACGCCTTCGCGCGGTCCACGATGGACGAGATGGCCGCCGACCTCAGCAGGTGCCTGGCGACCGCAGGTGCCGATCCGCACATCCGCACAGCACAACTGCTCAACCTGGAGTGAAAATGAGGGCATCGATCGCCCAGCACGGCATGTGGCTCACCGAGCGGCTCGGGCTCGCGGGCACGAGCTACCACATGCCGCTGCCGGTCCTCCTCGACGGACCGCTCGACCGGGACCGACTCGTCGACGCCTGCGAGGCGGTCATCGCCCGCCACGAGGTCCTCGGCAGCGCGTGCCGGGAGCTCGACGGCACCCTGCACCTGGTACCCGCGCCGCACCGGCCCGCCGTCGAGCTGGCGCAGGTCGACGACGTCGAGGCGTTCCTGCACGCGGAGTCGGTGCGCCCGTTCGACCTCGCCGAGGGGCCGCTGATCCGGTGCACCCTCGCCGCGCTCGCTCCCGACCGGCACCTGCTGCTGCTCGTCGCGCACCACCTCGTCTTCGACGGCGAGTCCAAGGAGGTCCTGCTCGGGCAGATCGCCGTTGCATACGGCGGTGCGGAGGCCTCCGTCGAGGACGGCTTCGCGGCCGCGATCACCGCGCAGACCGCGGCGATCGCGGAGCTGCTGCCGGCCGCTCGCGAGCACTGGTCGGGCTGGCGGGCGCCCGCCGAACCGTCGCTGCCCGGTGTGCGCCCGAGCGCCGGAGTCACCCCCGGCGGCATCGTCGACCTGCGGCTGCCCGGTCTGGGCCCGGCAGCGGCGACGCTCGGCGTCACCACCTTCGAACTCCTGCTCACCGGCGTGCTCACGCTCCTTCACCGGTACGCCCAGGCAGCCGCCCCCGCCGAGTCGCCCCGCACCGAGCCGCCGACCGTGGCGATCGAGCTCGGCACCCGTCCCCGCGACGCCCGCGACCTGATCGGCCTGTTCGTCAACGAGCTGCCCGTCACCGCGGCGCTCACCGGCGACCGCACCGGGGCGGAGGCGCTCGACATCGTCCGGGACCGGCTCCGCGAGACCTACCAGGTCCGCCCGGTGCCGCTGTCGCACGCGGTGACCGGGCTGACCCCGCGCGCCGCGCTGGCACCGGTCTCGCTGAGCTACCGGCGCCGCCGGGGTGGCGATCCGGAGTTCACGGGGCTGACGGCACGGCCCGACTGGTCCGCCTTCCACCACGCCGCCCGCAACACGCTGCACCTGCACGCGGTCGACGAGGGCGACGGCGACCTGCTGCTGCGCGCCCAGTTCAGCCCGGACGTGCTCGACGTGTCCGATGTGGAGCGGATCGGCGAGCACCTGCGCGCCCTGCTCGACGCGCTCGCCGCCTCGCCGGAGGCGCCGATCGGGGAGCTCACCTTCGTCGGGCGGGTCGAGCGCAAGCGCCTGCTCAGCACCTGGAACGACACCGAGCGCCCCGGGACCGGCCCGGCCACGCTCGCCGAGCTCGTCGCGGCGCAGGTGTCGGCGAACCCCGAGGCCGTCGCGGTCGTGGACGGGGACCGATCGCTCACCTACGCGGAGCTGGCGGCGGGTGCCGATGCCGTCGCGGCGGGGCTGCACCGGCACGGGATCGGTGCGGGCGACCTCGTCGCCGTCTGCGCGCCCCGGGACGCCTCGCTGCTGGTGGGGCTCCTCGGTGTGCTGCGCGCCGGTGCCGCCTATCTCCCGTTGGATCCCGACTACCCGGCTGCCCGGCTGGCCTTCCTCCTCGACGACGCGAGCCCGTCGGCGCTGGTGATCGACGGGTCCGTGACGGTGGTGGGGGAGCGGGTGGGCGTACCCACCGTGGTCGTCGGGAGCGTGAGCGGCGACGGCCCGGCGCCTGCCCTGGCGACCGAGCCCGACGACCTGGCCTATGTGATCTATACGTCCGGCTCGACCGGGCGGCCGAAGGGCGTCCAGGTCGAGCACGGCTCGGTGGTGAACCTGCTGGCGGCGATGCGCGAGACGATCGGTACGGGCCCGGGCGACCGCTGGCTCGCCGTCGCCTCGCACGCCTTCGACATGTCCGTGCCGGAGCTGTGGCTGCCGCTCGCGACCGGCGGGACCGTCGTGCTCGCCACCCGCGCCCAGGCGATGGACGGCGAGGCGCTGCTGAAGCTGGTCCGCGCGGCCGGGATCACCCACGCGCACCTGACGCCCTCGACGTGGCAGCGACTGCTCGACGCCGGCTACGACGAGCCCGGGATCGTCGCGGTCGCCGGAGCCGAGGCGCTGCCGCTGCCGCTGGCGCGGGAGATCCTGCGCCGCTCGGCCCGGCTGCTCAACCTCTACGGCCCGACCGAGACGACGGTCTGGTCCACGGCGGACGAGCTGGTGGAGCCGCTGACCGAGGTGACGATCGGGCGGCCGCTGGCGAACACGACCGCCCTCGTCCTCGACGCCGAGGGCATGCCCGTGCCGCAGGGGATCGTCGGCGAGCTGTGCCTCGGCGGAGCGGGCGTGGCCCGGGGATACCTCGGGCGGCCCGAGCTCACCGCGGCGCGGTTCGTCGAGACGCCGTGGGGGCGGCTCTACCGCACCGGCGACCGGGTGCGGCACCGCAACGACGGCCGGATCGAGTTCCTCGGCCGCGCCGACGACCAGGTCAAGGTACGCGGCTACCGGATCGAGCTGGGCGAGATCGAGGCGCGGCTCGTCGCGCACCCGGCGGTCACGGCGGCCGCGGTGACCGTGCGCGACGACGACCTCGTCGCGCTGGTCGTCGGGGCCGACGCGGTCGGGTCGCAGCTGCGCAAGCACGTCGCGGAGGCGCTGCCGCCCTACCTCGTGCCGTCGGCGTTCGTGCTGGTGGAGGCGTTGCCGCTCACCACCAACGGCAAGCTCGACCGGGCCGCGCTGGCGGGGCTCGCCGGTCGGCCGCTCGCGGCGGAGGACCCGGCCGAGCCCGCCGCCTACGAGGGACTGTCGCTGCAGGTCTACGAGATCTGGCGGGAGGTGCTGGGGCACGGCGAGATCGGGCCCGACGACGACCTCTTCGACCTCGGCGGGCACTCGCTGACGATCACGAAGATCTCGGCGCGGCTGCGGCAGCGACTCGGCATCGATCTGCCGCTGCACGTCTTCTTCGAACAGCCGACGATCAACGGGATCGTCGCTGCCGCAGCCCTGCTCTAGGAGAGGTTCAGCCAGAGTTCGTCGTACCCCCGCAGCATCAGCTGCCGGGGCGTCGCGGGCGGTTCGGCGATGCTGATCTCGTCGAACCGCTCGAAGAGCGCCTGGAGGCCGCGCTGGCCCTCCATCCGGGCCAGGGCAGCGCCCATGCAGTAGTGCGGGCCGCCGCCGAAGGCCAGCGTCGAGGTGTTGGGCCGGGTCGGGTCGAAGGTGTCCGGGTCCGGGAAGTGACCCGGGTCCCGGTTGGCGGCGGCGAGCAGCACCAGCACCCAGCTCCCGGCCGGGATCAGCGTGCCGCCGATCTCGACGTCGTTGACGGCCTGGCGCACGCTGAAGTGCGTCGGCACGTCGTAGCGCAGAATCTCCTCCACATAGGACGGCATGAGCGAGTAGTCCGCCCGCAGGCGGGCCAGCAGCTCCGGCCGCTCCAGCAGCATGCTCAGCCCGTTGCCGAGCAGGTGCGTCGTGGTGACGAAGCCGGCGTTGAAGACGACGACGAGGTTGGCGATCAGCTCCTCCGGCGAGAGCTGCCCGCTGTCGGCGTCGCTCGCCTGCACGAGCGCGCTGATCAGGTCGTCACGGGGCTCCTCCCGGCGCTTCGCGGCGAGCTCGGCGAAGTAGTCGGTGATCTCCACCGAGGCGGTGTTGGCGACCTCGACGTTGTGCTGCGTCGCGCCGCCGAGCTCCAGCAGCCGACCCAGCGCGTCGGCGCGAGGCCGGTACCACTCCCGATCCTCCTCCGGTACGCCGAGCAGCTCACCCAGGACGTTGGCTGGCAGGGGGAAGGCGTACTCCCGCATGAAGTCGACGCGCTCGCCGGACTTGACGGTCGCCTCGATCCGGTCCAGCAGCCCTTCGGCGATGCTGACGACCGCCGGGTCGAGGTTGGTGATCCGGCGGGGTGTGAAGGTCTGCCCGAACATCCGCCGCATGCGCGAATGCCGGGGTTCGTTGCTGAAGAACATCGAGTTCATGAAGACCGCTTCGGTGCGGTGCTCCGCCCAGGTGGGCACGAAATCGAGCCTGGTGCGATCGCTCACCCGGATGTCCGGGCTGCGCAGGAGCTGACTGACCGCCTCGTAGCCGTGCACGATGAACGTGTAGCGGCTCTCACCGGGTGTCACTGCGCAGACCGGACCGCGGGCATGCAGTTCGGCGTAGAACGCGTACGGGTTGCGCCGCACGGCGTCCGTGTGCAGGGTCGCGAGCGAGACCGTCTCGATGGTGCGACCTGCGGGGTTGAGCGTCATTTAGGAGTCCTTGTCACCTGCGTCCCACAAGAGCAGGTCGAGCGGGATGGCCTTCGCCATCGCTTCGTTACCCGCGTCGTTGGGGTGGATGTGGTCGCCGCTGTCCCATTCGGGGCGCAGCTTGGTTGGGTCGGCAGGGTTGCGCAGCGCCATGTCGAAATCAATGATGCCATCGAAATCAGTCGTTGTCCTGATGTAGGAGTTGACTGCCAGACGCACCGAGTCCAGCGAAGGCGTGTAGGTCACCACGCCCGGTGCGGACTCGAACCCGTTCCACGGGGAGAGCGTCGCCACCAGGACGCGGATGCCGTCGGCCTTGGCCAGAGCGGCGATCTGCTGCATCGCGGCGATGATCGTGTTGGCGTCGCGCTTGCCGAGCCAGATGTCATTGATGCCGAGCGCCAGGATCACGGTGTCCACACCGGGCTGAGCGACGACATCCGAGTAGAAGCGGGCGAATCCGTTGGCGCCGAGCTCGGGGAAGCCGAGGCCGGTGCCGTCGCCGGTGAGGCGGTTGCCGGTGAGCCCGGCGTTGAGGATGCCCGGTGCGTTGCCGCCCGGCGACTCCTTGTTGAGCCTGGTCGCGAGGTAGTTGGTCCAGCGGTGACTCGCATTGACGGTGGTCATGAACCCGTCGGTGATGGAGTCGCCGAGAACCACGATCGCGCCCTCGCCGGTGCGGTTGAAGACGTCGACGCCGGTGACGAAGTAGTAGTTGTTGCGCGTCTCCGGCAGGTTGGCGCCACTGGCGGAGCCCGACTGGTCGCCGGAGCCGATATACGCCGTCTGGCGGGCGTAGACGTGCCACGTAGAAGGTCCGGTCTCGACGGGGAGAAAGACGCTGACCGCCAGATCAGCGCCCCAGGGCACCTCCATGTCGACCGCGTCGCTGACCGCTGTGCCGCCCGGCGGGATCGTCACGGACTTCTGGCCGCTGAAGGTCGCGTCCTTCACGGATCCCGGCTTCAGATCGCCGGGTCCGGCGTCCGGCCACGGCAGGGCGACGGTCGCGTGGCCGATCGTGAGCGCCTGGGTGCCGTAACGGTTGGAGAATCTGACTCTGGCCTTCGTCCCGCCCACCGACGTCCGCACGATCATGCGGATCGTCTGGTCGGTGAAGCCGGTCTTCGACTTGCCCGCACCTGCCGGAGCCGGGGCCATCGCCCAGGACGCCACCCAGCTCTCCGGCGCGGGTGCCTCCCGATGGGCGTTTGCGGTCGCGACCAGAACGGTCGAGCCCACCGTCACGGCGGTGACGAGGGCGAGTAGAAGCTGTCGCTGCCGGGGGCTGCTCATCGTGACTTCCTCACAGTGTGTGAAGCATCTAGATCTCCAGTTACAGTGAAACGCAGTGTAGGACTACGCGCTCGGCGATGGCGAGTCCTCAAATCACCGCTAGCCGATTGAGAAATGCGCAGGTATGGTGCCCGGAGTCGCCGCTCGTGACGGGCAGGTCGACAACGGGGAGCATCGCATCGACCTTTACCTATAGAGGTGACTTCGCGTGACTGACCCCAACACGTCGGTGCGCAACTACGCACGCCGGGCACTCGACCTCTTCGCCTCCTACGGCGACGAGGAGGCACTGGTCGCCCCGGACGGCCGCCGGTTCACATACGCCGAGGTGCGCGCCGGTGTCGTCACGATGGCGTCGGCCCTGTGGGCCAACGGTGTGCGCCCCGGCACCGCGATCGGCGTGCTCGCGCGCAACCCCCCGGAATCCCTCTTCCTGCAGCTCGCCGCACACCTGATGGGGTGCCGGACCGCGTGGATCGCCAACAACGCGCCGCCGAGGTTCCGGGCCGGATTCCTGGCTCTGTCCCAGGTCGACGTCTTCGTCTACGACACGCAGACCGTGCCCGCGATGGGTGAGGGGCTCGCGGCGACCGCTCCCGGCGTACCGGTGCTGTGCTTCGGACCCGACGGGCTCGGTCCCGATCTCGCCGCCTTCCCGCGCGCCGACGAGCTGCCGTTCGACCCCGCCGAGGTCACGTTCGAGCCGTCGTCGCTCTTCCAGACCGGCGGCACCACCGGCAGCCCCAAACTCGTGCACCACCACCAGAAGTTCTTCTTCGCGCTGCAGGATCTCGCCGCCGCCTACATCGCCTCCGGCGAGCCGAGGCTGCGGCACCTGCTCATCGCGGGCACCTGGCACGTCAGCGCGCAGACCGCGGCCTTCATGACGCTCTTCGCCGGCGGCACGCTCTTCCTCCACGACGGGCTGGAGTACGAGCCCTTCCTGCGGACGATCGAGGGCGAGCGGATCAACAGCACGCTGCTCTCGCCGGGCTTCTTCTACGAACTGCTCGACCACCCGCTCCTCGCGCAGACCGACACCAGCAGCCTGCGTACCTTCTCGGTCGCGGGCAGCGCGGCGGCACCGGCCCGCCTGTCCCAGGCGATCGATAAGCTGGGCCCGGTGCTGCGGGTGGTCTACGGCATGAGCGAGTCGCCCTTCATCGCCGCCCTGCCCGATCTCAACGTGGACCCCGCGCACCCGGAGCGCCTCGCCTCCTGCGGCGTTCCCTACGGCGACATCCGCGTCGAGATCCGCGACGCCGACGGCAAGGTCGTCGAACCGGGCCAGGTCGGCGAGATCTGGATCGCCGGTTCGCTGCTGATGGCGGGCTACTGGGGCATGCCCGAGCTGACCGCCGAGACGATCGTCGACGGCTGGCTGCGGACCGGTGACGCGGGCAAGGTCGACGAGTACGGCTACCTCTACGTCGTCGACCGCTACAAGGACATGATCGTCACAGGGCTCAGCAGCACCAACGTCTTCTGCCGTCCGGTGGAGGACGTGATGGCCGCGCACCCCGAGGTCCGGGCCGCGGCCGTCATCGGTGTGCCGCACCCCGACATGGGCGAATCCATCTACGCGTACGTGGTGACCACACCGGGCGCCACCGTCACCGGTGCCGAGCTGCGGGCCATGGTCGCAGCGGAGTTCAACGACGTCTGGGCTCCCCGCGAGGTGGAGTTCATCGACGAGTTCCCGTACACAGACTCCGGCAAGGTCGACAAGCGCGCCCTGCGGGACCGTTACCTGGCGAGGGTCCGATGAGCACGATCGAGCTGACCGACGAGCAGCACCAGCCCCGGGGCCACCTCGCCGCCGAGGCGTTGGGCAGCCTCGCCACCCGCGCCTCGTTCCTGGTGGTGGCGTGGCTGCTGCTCACCGGCGACGCCACCGCCGTCGAGGTGGCGATCGTCGTCGCCGCGCAGGTGCTCGCCTACATCGTGGGCTCGGCCTTCGGCGTCTGGGTGGTCGGGCGGATCAACCCGGTCGCCGTCGCGGTCATCACCGACCTGCTCAGCGCCGCCGCGATGGCCGCCGCGGCCTTCGTCTACACCGATCTGCGCCTGCTCGGTGCGGCCGCAGCCGGTGTCGCCGTCCTGCGCGCGTTCAGCGACCGGGCCAAGAACGCCTACCGGGCCGGGCCCGCGCCGGTCTACGACGAGCACGCGGCACCGCCGCGCGTCTGGCTGAACCGGGTCTTCCTGCTCATCGTCGGCGCGGCGACGGGTGCCGGTGCCGCATGGCTGGGCCCATCCGGTGCCCTGTGGGCCACGTCGATGGCCTTCGCGGGCTCCGCTGCCGTGATGGTGTGGGCGACGACGGAACGCGCCTCGACGACCGTTGAGGGCGAGGCGACGACGCCGCAGCTGTGGCGCGACGGGCTGCTGCGCCGCCTCGCCGTCGTGCTCCTCATCAGCAACCTGCTCGCCCAGGGCCGCAGCCGTCGTGCTGCTCGTCGTCTGGATCCGGGAGCCGCTGCCGACCGAGGCGATCGGATACGCCGCCGGAGCCTTCATCCTCGGCTCGCTCTGCGGCGGGCTGGTGCTCAACTCCCTGGTCCGCCACCCCTCCGGCATCCTCGCCCTCATCGTCGGCTACCTCGTCGGCGGTGCGGTCGTCGCCGTGCGCGCCGGGATCCCGCCCACGCTGCTGCTGCTCATCGGTGTCGCGCTCCTCGCCGGGATCGCCTTCGCCTCGGTCACCCCGGCGATGGGGACGATGCTGTCGCAGCTCGTGCCGCCCGGCCTGCGGGCCCGGGTCGGCGCGGTCGGCGCCACCGTCGCCTACATCGGCATCCCGGTCGGCACCCTCGGTGCGGCGATCTTCCTGGAGCGCTACTCCAGCCTGCTGCTCGGCATCGGGGTCGGCGGCGGCCTGCTGGTGCTCGCGATGCTGGTGCCGATCTTCGCCTACCGCTCGTGGGGGCTGCTCAACGCCGAGGTGCCGTCGCCGGTCACCCTGCTCGGTGCGGCGAAGCTGCCCGCGCGCCTCACCGTCACGCTCGCCTACGCCAACGGCGAATGGCTCATCGAGGTACGCAAGGGCCGGGCCCTGCTCGGCAAGCGCCACCTGGTGAAGTCCGCCGAGGCGCTGAGCATGCTCTCCATGCTG
This portion of the Allocatelliglobosispora scoriae genome encodes:
- a CDS encoding AMP-binding protein, producing MTDPNTSVRNYARRALDLFASYGDEEALVAPDGRRFTYAEVRAGVVTMASALWANGVRPGTAIGVLARNPPESLFLQLAAHLMGCRTAWIANNAPPRFRAGFLALSQVDVFVYDTQTVPAMGEGLAATAPGVPVLCFGPDGLGPDLAAFPRADELPFDPAEVTFEPSSLFQTGGTTGSPKLVHHHQKFFFALQDLAAAYIASGEPRLRHLLIAGTWHVSAQTAAFMTLFAGGTLFLHDGLEYEPFLRTIEGERINSTLLSPGFFYELLDHPLLAQTDTSSLRTFSVAGSAAAPARLSQAIDKLGPVLRVVYGMSESPFIAALPDLNVDPAHPERLASCGVPYGDIRVEIRDADGKVVEPGQVGEIWIAGSLLMAGYWGMPELTAETIVDGWLRTGDAGKVDEYGYLYVVDRYKDMIVTGLSSTNVFCRPVEDVMAAHPEVRAAAVIGVPHPDMGESIYAYVVTTPGATVTGAELRAMVAAEFNDVWAPREVEFIDEFPYTDSGKVDKRALRDRYLARVR
- a CDS encoding non-ribosomal peptide synthetase; amino-acid sequence: MRASIAQHGMWLTERLGLAGTSYHMPLPVLLDGPLDRDRLVDACEAVIARHEVLGSACRELDGTLHLVPAPHRPAVELAQVDDVEAFLHAESVRPFDLAEGPLIRCTLAALAPDRHLLLLVAHHLVFDGESKEVLLGQIAVAYGGAEASVEDGFAAAITAQTAAIAELLPAAREHWSGWRAPAEPSLPGVRPSAGVTPGGIVDLRLPGLGPAAATLGVTTFELLLTGVLTLLHRYAQAAAPAESPRTEPPTVAIELGTRPRDARDLIGLFVNELPVTAALTGDRTGAEALDIVRDRLRETYQVRPVPLSHAVTGLTPRAALAPVSLSYRRRRGGDPEFTGLTARPDWSAFHHAARNTLHLHAVDEGDGDLLLRAQFSPDVLDVSDVERIGEHLRALLDALAASPEAPIGELTFVGRVERKRLLSTWNDTERPGTGPATLAELVAAQVSANPEAVAVVDGDRSLTYAELAAGADAVAAGLHRHGIGAGDLVAVCAPRDASLLVGLLGVLRAGAAYLPLDPDYPAARLAFLLDDASPSALVIDGSVTVVGERVGVPTVVVGSVSGDGPAPALATEPDDLAYVIYTSGSTGRPKGVQVEHGSVVNLLAAMRETIGTGPGDRWLAVASHAFDMSVPELWLPLATGGTVVLATRAQAMDGEALLKLVRAAGITHAHLTPSTWQRLLDAGYDEPGIVAVAGAEALPLPLAREILRRSARLLNLYGPTETTVWSTADELVEPLTEVTIGRPLANTTALVLDAEGMPVPQGIVGELCLGGAGVARGYLGRPELTAARFVETPWGRLYRTGDRVRHRNDGRIEFLGRADDQVKVRGYRIELGEIEARLVAHPAVTAAAVTVRDDDLVALVVGADAVGSQLRKHVAEALPPYLVPSAFVLVEALPLTTNGKLDRAALAGLAGRPLAAEDPAEPAAYEGLSLQVYEIWREVLGHGEIGPDDDLFDLGGHSLTITKISARLRQRLGIDLPLHVFFEQPTINGIVAAAALL
- a CDS encoding GDSL-type esterase/lipase family protein, which codes for MSSPRQRQLLLALVTAVTVGSTVLVATANAHREAPAPESWVASWAMAPAPAGAGKSKTGFTDQTIRMIVRTSVGGTKARVRFSNRYGTQALTIGHATVALPWPDAGPGDLKPGSVKDATFSGQKSVTIPPGGTAVSDAVDMEVPWGADLAVSVFLPVETGPSTWHVYARQTAYIGSGDQSGSASGANLPETRNNYYFVTGVDVFNRTGEGAIVVLGDSITDGFMTTVNASHRWTNYLATRLNKESPGGNAPGILNAGLTGNRLTGDGTGLGFPELGANGFARFYSDVVAQPGVDTVILALGINDIWLGKRDANTIIAAMQQIAALAKADGIRVLVATLSPWNGFESAPGVVTYTPSLDSVRLAVNSYIRTTTDFDGIIDFDMALRNPADPTKLRPEWDSGDHIHPNDAGNEAMAKAIPLDLLLWDAGDKDS
- a CDS encoding cytochrome P450; its protein translation is MTLNPAGRTIETVSLATLHTDAVRRNPYAFYAELHARGPVCAVTPGESRYTFIVHGYEAVSQLLRSPDIRVSDRTRLDFVPTWAEHRTEAVFMNSMFFSNEPRHSRMRRMFGQTFTPRRITNLDPAVVSIAEGLLDRIEATVKSGERVDFMREYAFPLPANVLGELLGVPEEDREWYRPRADALGRLLELGGATQHNVEVANTASVEITDYFAELAAKRREEPRDDLISALVQASDADSGQLSPEELIANLVVVFNAGFVTTTHLLGNGLSMLLERPELLARLRADYSLMPSYVEEILRYDVPTHFSVRQAVNDVEIGGTLIPAGSWVLVLLAAANRDPGHFPDPDTFDPTRPNTSTLAFGGGPHYCMGAALARMEGQRGLQALFERFDEISIAEPPATPRQLMLRGYDELWLNLS
- a CDS encoding condensation domain-containing protein — encoded protein: MTPLTIPELLAARAADQPGHVALLAADGTGTGGGEGLTAAQWQSRSIEIGHGLLRHGIQPGDRVGLVFGGSGWLDYAIAFTAVTAVGAVAVPLSERLPPTRIREALDHCGATATIGAGGLDLAQLAGGPTTDLGVRPAPDSLAQIIYTSGTTGTPKGVGATHANLTFGLDPVRRPLGHSRHLLHAFPIGTNAAQSMLCTSLVARPTTVVASRFDPDEFAKLAEAHAVGTLCVVPAMAIALLEAAVFDRHDLGSVVLVASSAAPLPPAIARDLAAALPEATIVNNYTSTESAPAFTSMVFDPQRPASVGRPAGGARLRIGPPESPVAAADEVGEVWLRSETATRSYYADANATAATFRQGWVRMGDLGYVDADGYLYLVDRAADIITTGAHKVSTLRVEAALHEHPAVVEAAVLGLPHRVMGSTVAGAVVLREGGSLDDVRAFLGARLAPHELPTRLIALDVLPRNDGGKVRKADLRELFTLAAAPTRSGPPTTPTEVALAGLWRELLRGPAPSLDDDFFALGGDSLGATRLASAAAERFEVEVPVSLIFETPSLAGQAARLADQIAAAQAAAALQDRRNSSRVGPEADSGADADGTGSSADDTNSSRVAAILGDGAFAGGGIALTSTQESMLAWMWATGEPRDVGPISVGIRVRDQLDPALLERALSLVIARHDALRTVFTRVDGVTTARVLDECPPIVTVVDADTDERAAELVRADREGLFDLASGPLVRAVVVRIADDDHVLGLAVHHLVFDGASMGVLLGEVGIAYSALRTGTRPRERAVRLAYREFVAWTRESWARTLPHWRTTLAGAPAYLEPFRGRAEVGRIRSASLEFTVAPETTEALRRVATEHAATPFMVIAACWSAVLSHWTGTHDIMIMSPVPGRTRPGTESLIGCLVQSLLLRVDTSGDPTFAELLARTRSAALAALDNQHYPFAEFYDKHQGASWLRVESWAGPAHFPGLVSESFELPRALDADWPTPGGEPDRQAPEFAVVEQPDGSLSAWLLWNHHAFARSTMDEMAADLSRCLATAGADPHIRTAQLLNLE